One Mesorhizobium sp. L-2-11 genomic region harbors:
- a CDS encoding GNAT family N-acetyltransferase — MTTRAKVLYASEPALDAAEFRRVLVESGLGATRPIDDDLRLKAMLANADLVLTARLDEADKPLIGLARGITDFSWVCYISELAVCKSAQGLGIGKGLLDEARRQLGPSVAMSLISVPDAVGFYERIGMTRMADAFWFSRER, encoded by the coding sequence ATGACGACACGTGCCAAAGTCCTCTATGCCAGCGAACCGGCCCTCGACGCAGCCGAGTTCCGTCGCGTGCTGGTGGAATCCGGCCTCGGCGCCACCCGGCCCATCGATGACGACCTCCGCCTGAAGGCGATGCTTGCCAATGCCGATCTGGTGTTGACGGCGCGCCTCGATGAGGCTGACAAGCCGCTGATTGGCCTTGCCCGCGGCATCACCGACTTCTCGTGGGTGTGCTATATTTCCGAGCTCGCCGTTTGCAAATCGGCGCAAGGGCTCGGCATCGGCAAGGGCCTGCTCGACGAAGCGCGGCGGCAGCTCGGCCCATCCGTCGCCATGTCACTGATTTCCGTGCCCGACGCCGTCGGCTTCTACGAACGGATCGGCATGACGCGCATGGCAGACGCGTTCTGGTTCAGCCGCGAGCGCTGA
- the leuD gene encoding 3-isopropylmalate dehydratase small subunit, whose translation MEKFTKLTGVAAPMPIVNVDTDMIIPKDYLKTIKRTGLGSGLFAEMRYKDDGSENPDFVLNKPAYRKAQILVAGDNFGCGSSREHAPWALLDFGIRCVISTSFADIFYNNCFKNGILPITVSPEDLDKLMDDASRGANATLSIDLEAKEIRGPDGGVVKFDLDDFKRHCLLNGLDDIGLTMEKADAIASFEKKNAELRPWA comes from the coding sequence ATGGAAAAATTCACCAAGCTCACCGGCGTTGCCGCGCCGATGCCGATCGTCAATGTCGACACCGACATGATCATCCCCAAGGATTATCTCAAGACGATCAAGCGCACCGGGCTCGGCAGCGGCCTGTTTGCCGAAATGCGCTACAAGGACGACGGCTCGGAAAATCCGGATTTCGTGCTCAACAAGCCGGCCTATCGCAAGGCGCAGATTCTGGTCGCCGGCGACAATTTCGGCTGCGGCTCGTCGCGCGAACATGCGCCGTGGGCGCTGCTCGATTTCGGCATCCGCTGTGTCATCTCGACCTCGTTCGCCGACATTTTCTACAACAACTGCTTCAAGAACGGCATCCTGCCGATCACCGTCAGCCCGGAGGATCTGGACAAGCTGATGGACGACGCCTCGCGCGGCGCCAACGCAACGCTGTCGATCGACCTCGAAGCCAAGGAAATCCGCGGACCGGACGGCGGCGTGGTCAAGTTCGACCTCGACGACTTCAAGCGGCACTGCCTCTTGAACGGCCTCGACGATATCGGCCTGACCATGGAGAAGGCCGACGCCATCGCCTCGTTCGAGAAGAAGAACGCCGAGCTGCGGCCCTGGGCCTGA
- a CDS encoding lytic murein transglycosylase, with protein MAFFAKAKIFAAAASMMLAAATAAQAAQCGNNGAGFEAWKAEFAQEARASGVGSKGLAALASATYAKRTIAADRAIHKSFGGSVEAFMKRRGASTIISKGRSLKKSNAALFDKIERTYGVTPGVLLAIWGMETGFGSFLGKQNTVSAIVTLAYDCRRPEFFYPHAVAALKLVDRGALSASSVGAMHGEIGHTQFLPGNVLKYGVGSGNLRDKATALASTANFLKAHGWQPGASAQANLGAIAGWNDASNYQQAIARIATAIDGE; from the coding sequence ATGGCATTTTTTGCCAAGGCAAAGATTTTCGCAGCGGCGGCATCGATGATGCTTGCGGCGGCAACAGCGGCACAGGCCGCCCAGTGCGGCAATAATGGCGCCGGCTTCGAAGCGTGGAAGGCGGAGTTCGCGCAGGAAGCAAGGGCCAGCGGTGTGGGCTCGAAGGGTCTGGCCGCTCTGGCTAGCGCGACCTATGCAAAAAGGACGATCGCCGCCGACCGCGCTATCCACAAGTCTTTCGGCGGCTCGGTGGAAGCTTTCATGAAGCGCCGTGGCGCGTCCACCATCATTTCCAAGGGCCGTTCGCTGAAGAAGTCGAACGCCGCGCTGTTCGACAAGATCGAACGGACTTACGGCGTGACGCCGGGTGTGTTGCTCGCCATCTGGGGGATGGAGACCGGCTTCGGTTCCTTCCTGGGCAAGCAGAATACGGTCTCTGCCATTGTAACGCTTGCCTATGATTGCCGCCGCCCGGAGTTCTTCTACCCGCATGCTGTTGCAGCCCTGAAACTGGTTGATCGCGGCGCGTTGAGCGCCTCGTCGGTCGGCGCCATGCATGGCGAGATTGGCCATACGCAGTTCCTGCCCGGAAATGTCTTGAAATACGGGGTCGGCAGCGGAAATCTGCGCGACAAGGCCACTGCGTTGGCTTCCACCGCCAACTTCCTCAAGGCTCATGGTTGGCAGCCCGGTGCCAGCGCGCAGGCCAATCTCGGTGCAATTGCCGGCTGGAATGACGCGAGCAACTATCAACAGGCCATCGCCCGTATCGCCACGGCGATCGACGGCGAGTGA
- a CDS encoding zinc-binding metallopeptidase family protein: protein MKLFDCPHCGHRLYFENAQCLNCASPVLYDPGHARFVLSGADGVFQCTNADECACNWMAEPGHAFCRACALNQLIPDLSVDGNRRRWIRVEAAKKRAIYSLLAAGLPVTPKRNAGDEAGLAFDFLADPIGGPGGARILTGHDNGLITLNVAEADSAERERRRVEMGENYRTLLGHFRHELGHYYWDRLIRDDPQRLAAFRALFGDERADYEQALKAYHANGAPPDWQQDHISAYATSHPWEDWAETWAHHLHITDTLEMVHALNFPLGRLETMEANELSRGDTGGELQPAPSEPAAVPEPFEKILARWLVLSEASNSINRCMGLPDLYPFVISELTAQKLAFVHELLTVVKESGTKREPAEAL, encoded by the coding sequence ATGAAGCTCTTCGATTGCCCGCATTGCGGCCACCGCCTCTATTTCGAGAACGCCCAGTGCCTGAACTGCGCCAGCCCCGTGCTCTACGATCCCGGGCATGCGCGCTTCGTGCTGTCTGGCGCCGACGGCGTTTTCCAGTGCACCAATGCCGACGAGTGCGCCTGCAACTGGATGGCGGAACCTGGCCATGCCTTCTGCCGCGCCTGCGCGCTGAACCAGCTGATCCCCGACCTTTCGGTCGATGGCAACCGCCGTCGCTGGATCCGCGTCGAAGCGGCAAAGAAGCGGGCGATCTATTCGCTGCTCGCCGCCGGACTGCCGGTCACGCCCAAGCGGAACGCCGGCGACGAGGCCGGCCTCGCCTTCGACTTCCTTGCTGATCCGATCGGCGGTCCGGGTGGCGCGCGCATCCTGACCGGCCATGACAACGGCCTGATCACACTCAATGTCGCCGAGGCGGACTCGGCCGAGCGCGAAAGACGGCGCGTCGAGATGGGCGAGAACTACCGCACTTTGCTCGGCCATTTCCGCCACGAGCTCGGCCACTATTACTGGGACCGCCTGATCCGCGACGACCCGCAACGGCTTGCCGCCTTCCGCGCATTGTTCGGCGACGAGCGCGCCGATTACGAGCAGGCGCTGAAGGCCTACCATGCCAATGGCGCGCCGCCCGACTGGCAGCAGGACCACATTTCCGCCTATGCCACGTCCCATCCCTGGGAGGACTGGGCCGAGACATGGGCGCACCATCTGCACATCACCGATACGCTGGAGATGGTGCATGCGCTGAATTTCCCGCTCGGCCGGCTGGAAACCATGGAGGCCAACGAGCTGTCGCGGGGCGACACCGGCGGCGAGCTGCAACCGGCGCCGTCGGAACCTGCCGCCGTTCCCGAGCCGTTCGAGAAGATCCTGGCCCGCTGGCTGGTGCTGTCGGAAGCGTCCAACTCGATCAACCGCTGCATGGGCCTTCCCGACCTCTATCCCTTCGTCATCTCGGAGCTGACGGCACAGAAGCTGGCCTTCGTCCATGAGTTGCTGACCGTAGTGAAAGAATCCGGAACAAAACGTGAGCCGGCTGAGGCGCTTTAG
- a CDS encoding DUF1236 domain-containing protein, whose product MKRILFPAVAGALVAMSGTALADTAVSAVADLNIRAGPGPQYPVIGVLAAGQSATLDGCIQNSKWCTIAEANGQGWIYSDYVTADFGGNEVVLTRRPADADITIVEAPADVDDPDIYTGAIVAGEPIEPIRRPPAEVRTYIETNRIDPVYLEGEVVTGATLPDTVELREIPDYDYRYVYVNGQPALVDPGTRRIMYVER is encoded by the coding sequence ATGAAGCGCATACTGTTTCCTGCTGTCGCCGGAGCGCTTGTCGCCATGTCCGGCACAGCCTTGGCCGATACCGCCGTTTCGGCGGTCGCCGATCTCAACATTCGCGCCGGCCCAGGCCCGCAATACCCGGTCATCGGCGTGCTCGCCGCCGGCCAGTCGGCTACGCTCGATGGCTGCATCCAAAACAGCAAATGGTGCACCATAGCCGAGGCCAATGGCCAGGGCTGGATCTATTCCGACTATGTGACGGCCGATTTCGGCGGTAACGAGGTCGTCCTGACCCGGCGCCCGGCCGACGCAGACATTACCATCGTCGAAGCGCCCGCCGACGTCGACGATCCCGACATCTATACCGGAGCGATCGTCGCCGGCGAGCCGATCGAGCCGATCAGACGGCCGCCCGCCGAAGTTCGCACCTATATCGAGACCAACCGGATCGACCCGGTCTATCTCGAGGGCGAGGTGGTTACCGGCGCGACCCTGCCCGATACCGTCGAGTTGCGCGAGATTCCGGACTACGACTACCGCTATGTCTATGTGAACGGTCAGCCGGCACTGGTCGACCCCGGCACCCGACGCATCATGTACGTCGAGCGCTGA
- a CDS encoding CPBP family intramembrane glutamic endopeptidase, whose protein sequence is MISDPAAFERYRHTPNAKTTLPRLLLGTAIVVLFWVATTIAVLFGGAYFFVVWQASSGAPIEGGAVQNFMASPAGILAALASFAGIWLGLWAAMRWVHHEPLMALIGTSRRVSRSGFLRGLAAVLVTSLLSEILLYLLQPDIARGAIGLSSWLLFLIPIAALTLLQTSSEEVLFRGYLLRGLANRFQNPLIWALLPGLLFTAMHWNPGSTNVINACVLASIAAFALLLTLVVYATGNLGAAFGAHLGNNLTGFLLISHQQSYNSFALFNAKPLEGPGWTTLDAVLIAAIGIVCSLLTVLLLLHPCSPLKVEPDFSHPGGPS, encoded by the coding sequence GTGATATCAGACCCTGCCGCCTTCGAGCGCTACCGGCATACTCCCAACGCCAAGACGACCCTGCCGCGGCTGCTGCTCGGAACGGCGATCGTCGTCCTGTTCTGGGTCGCGACAACCATCGCCGTGCTGTTCGGCGGCGCCTATTTCTTCGTCGTCTGGCAAGCGTCGTCCGGCGCCCCGATAGAAGGAGGGGCGGTGCAGAATTTCATGGCCTCGCCCGCCGGGATTCTCGCCGCGCTCGCCTCGTTTGCCGGAATCTGGCTCGGCCTGTGGGCTGCCATGCGCTGGGTCCATCACGAGCCGCTGATGGCGCTGATCGGCACCAGCCGCCGCGTTTCGCGCTCGGGATTTCTTAGGGGATTGGCCGCGGTGCTGGTCACATCGCTGCTCTCCGAGATCCTGCTCTACCTTTTGCAGCCCGACATTGCGCGCGGTGCGATAGGCCTGTCGTCCTGGCTGCTGTTCCTGATCCCGATTGCCGCGCTGACCCTGCTGCAGACCTCGTCCGAAGAGGTGCTGTTTCGCGGCTATCTCCTCAGGGGCCTGGCCAACCGGTTTCAAAATCCCTTGATCTGGGCGCTGCTGCCAGGACTTCTGTTCACTGCGATGCATTGGAACCCAGGCTCGACAAACGTCATCAACGCCTGCGTGCTGGCCTCGATCGCCGCTTTCGCGCTGCTCCTGACGCTTGTTGTCTATGCCACGGGCAATCTCGGCGCGGCCTTCGGCGCCCACCTCGGCAACAATCTGACCGGCTTCCTGCTGATCTCGCATCAGCAAAGCTACAATTCCTTCGCCCTGTTCAACGCCAAGCCGCTCGAGGGCCCCGGCTGGACGACGCTTGACGCCGTCCTCATCGCGGCGATCGGCATCGTCTGCAGCCTGTTGACCGTTCTGCTGCTGCTGCACCCGTGCTCGCCGCTGAAGGTCGAGCCGGATTTTTCGCACCCCGGCGGCCCAAGCTGA
- the ffh gene encoding signal recognition particle protein has translation MFESLQERLGSILNGLTGRGALSEADVSAALREVRRALLEADVALEVVRSFTDKVREKAVGAAVLKSIKPGQMVVKIVHDELIEMLGAEGVAIDLNAPAPVVVMMVGLQGSGKTTTSAKIARRLTERQNKKVLMASLDTRRPAAQEQLRQLGEQVKVATLPIVGGQTPVDIARRAVQAAKLGGHDVVILDTAGRTHIDEPLMVEMADIKKVSSPHEILLVADSLTGQDAVNLAKSFDERVGITGLVLTRMDGDGRGGAALSMRAVTGKPIKLIGTGEKMDGLEEFHPKRIADRILGMGDIISLVEKAAENIDAEQAAAMAKKMQSGKFDLNDLAGQLQQMSKMGGMGGIMGMMPGMGKMKDQMAAAGLDDKMFGRQLAIISSMTKAERANPDILKHSRKKRIAAGSGTDAAEINKLLKMHRGMADMMKAMGGKGKGGGLMRGMMGGLAQKMGLGGMMPGGMGGQGGMMGGGMMGGGMPDLSKMDPKQLEALQKQAQAAGLGGMKGLPGGLPGGGGLPGLPGGMKLPGLPGSGGGLPILGKSGPGKKK, from the coding sequence ATGTTTGAATCCCTTCAGGAGCGCCTTGGCTCCATCCTGAACGGCCTTACCGGCCGCGGTGCCCTGTCCGAGGCCGATGTCTCGGCGGCGCTGCGCGAGGTGCGCCGTGCGCTGCTCGAGGCCGACGTGGCGCTGGAAGTGGTGCGTTCGTTCACCGACAAGGTGCGCGAAAAGGCCGTCGGCGCCGCCGTGCTGAAGTCGATCAAGCCCGGCCAGATGGTCGTCAAGATCGTCCATGACGAGTTGATCGAGATGTTGGGCGCCGAGGGCGTCGCCATCGACCTCAATGCGCCGGCTCCGGTCGTCGTCATGATGGTCGGCCTGCAGGGCTCCGGCAAGACCACGACATCGGCCAAGATCGCCAGGCGTCTCACCGAGCGTCAGAACAAGAAGGTCCTGATGGCCTCGCTCGACACGCGGCGTCCCGCCGCGCAGGAGCAGCTCCGTCAGCTCGGCGAGCAGGTCAAGGTCGCCACGCTGCCGATCGTCGGGGGCCAGACGCCGGTCGACATCGCCCGCCGCGCCGTGCAGGCGGCAAAGCTCGGCGGCCATGACGTCGTCATCCTCGACACCGCCGGCCGCACCCATATCGACGAGCCGCTGATGGTCGAGATGGCCGACATCAAGAAGGTCTCGTCGCCGCACGAAATCCTTTTGGTCGCCGATTCGCTGACCGGCCAGGACGCCGTCAATCTGGCAAAAAGCTTCGATGAGCGCGTCGGCATCACCGGGCTGGTGCTGACCCGCATGGATGGTGATGGCCGTGGTGGTGCAGCACTTTCCATGCGCGCCGTCACCGGCAAGCCGATCAAGCTGATCGGCACCGGCGAGAAAATGGACGGGCTGGAGGAATTCCATCCCAAGCGCATCGCCGACCGCATCCTCGGCATGGGCGACATCATCAGCCTGGTCGAAAAGGCTGCCGAGAACATCGACGCCGAGCAGGCGGCGGCGATGGCCAAGAAAATGCAGTCGGGCAAGTTCGACCTGAACGACCTTGCCGGCCAGCTTCAGCAGATGTCGAAGATGGGCGGCATGGGCGGCATCATGGGCATGATGCCGGGCATGGGCAAGATGAAGGATCAGATGGCCGCCGCCGGTCTCGACGACAAGATGTTCGGCCGCCAGCTCGCGATCATCTCGTCAATGACCAAGGCCGAGCGCGCCAACCCCGATATTCTGAAGCACTCGCGCAAGAAGCGCATCGCCGCCGGCTCCGGCACCGACGCGGCCGAGATCAACAAGCTCCTGAAGATGCATCGCGGCATGGCCGACATGATGAAGGCGATGGGCGGCAAGGGCAAAGGCGGTGGCCTGATGCGCGGCATGATGGGCGGCCTGGCCCAGAAGATGGGCCTCGGCGGCATGATGCCAGGGGGCATGGGTGGCCAAGGTGGCATGATGGGGGGCGGCATGATGGGAGGCGGCATGCCGGACCTGTCCAAGATGGACCCCAAGCAACTCGAAGCCTTGCAGAAGCAGGCGCAGGCGGCCGGTCTCGGCGGCATGAAGGGCCTGCCCGGTGGCCTTCCAGGTGGCGGTGGCCTGCCTGGGCTGCCCGGCGGCATGAAGCTTCCTGGTTTGCCGGGATCTGGCGGCGGTCTGCCAATTCTTGGCAAGAGCGGCCCCGGCAAGAAGAAGTGA
- a CDS encoding chorismate mutase, whose translation MNEEKDMADARAALVDYRASIDNIDAALIHMLAERFRCTKAVGELKASHGLPPADPAREQQQIARLRQLAKDAHLDPDFAEKFLNFVVREVIRHHEHIAASNGVTKTG comes from the coding sequence ATGAACGAAGAGAAGGACATGGCCGACGCTCGTGCGGCGCTGGTCGACTACCGCGCCTCGATCGACAACATCGACGCAGCGCTCATCCACATGCTGGCCGAGCGTTTCCGCTGCACCAAGGCGGTCGGCGAACTGAAGGCGTCGCATGGCCTGCCGCCAGCCGATCCGGCACGCGAGCAGCAGCAGATCGCCCGCCTTCGCCAGCTGGCGAAGGACGCCCATCTCGACCCGGATTTCGCGGAGAAATTCCTGAATTTCGTCGTCCGCGAAGTGATCCGGCATCACGAGCATATCGCCGCATCCAACGGCGTAACGAAAACCGGCTGA
- the rpsP gene encoding 30S ribosomal protein S16, translated as MPLKIRLARAGSKKRPYYHVVVADARSPRDGRFIESLGSWNPLLPKEGERVKVDADRVKHWLSHGAQPTDRVLRFLDEAGIAKREARSNPKKAEPGKKAQERAALLKKAQDDAAAAVAAAAAAPAEAEAATAE; from the coding sequence ATGCCACTGAAAATCCGACTGGCCCGTGCGGGCTCGAAGAAGCGTCCCTACTACCACGTCGTCGTCGCCGACGCCCGTTCGCCGCGCGACGGCCGTTTCATCGAGTCGCTCGGTTCGTGGAACCCGCTGCTGCCCAAGGAAGGCGAGCGGGTCAAGGTCGACGCCGACCGCGTCAAGCATTGGCTCTCGCATGGCGCCCAGCCGACCGACCGCGTGCTGCGCTTCCTCGACGAGGCCGGCATCGCCAAGCGTGAGGCCCGCTCCAACCCGAAGAAGGCCGAGCCCGGCAAGAAGGCGCAGGAACGCGCCGCACTTCTGAAGAAGGCGCAGGACGATGCAGCCGCCGCTGTTGCCGCCGCGGCAGCCGCGCCGGCCGAGGCGGAAGCCGCGACCGCCGAATAA
- a CDS encoding YMGG-like glycine zipper-containing protein, whose amino-acid sequence MKKLVVLMVLAISLAACSRTEQGAAVGGLGGAAIGAAVADDEVEGAVVGGAVGALAGALIGRATEPGRCRYRDRYGRVYIARCPAGY is encoded by the coding sequence ATGAAGAAACTGGTAGTCCTGATGGTATTGGCAATCTCGCTCGCAGCCTGTTCCCGGACGGAACAGGGCGCCGCGGTCGGTGGGCTGGGGGGCGCTGCTATCGGCGCTGCAGTGGCCGATGACGAAGTTGAAGGTGCGGTGGTCGGTGGTGCCGTCGGCGCCCTCGCCGGCGCACTGATCGGTCGTGCTACCGAACCCGGCCGGTGCCGCTATCGCGATCGCTATGGACGCGTCTACATCGCCCGCTGCCCGGCAGGCTATTGA
- a CDS encoding bestrophin family protein, with translation MIVRPRPGFLHLFFIMRGSVVPRILPQIFGFGIYGALVLLAVRALGLDLGNAGPAPFALLGVALSIYLGFRNNAAYDRWWEARKLWGQLVFDIRNLARASTGLIEDRVELRGLLMEAIAFCHFLRGLLRRVDATSEARAFIGEEAESAARLANPPDAMLRRMGERAAALYRAGAIDVIGYRILDERLSQIAAAQAGCERIMGTPLPFAYTLLLQRTAYIFCLLLPFGLASTAGWATPLFTALIAYTFFGLDALSEELEDPFGTEANDLALDGLCRVCEISVLEALGEAPPKMIPAEKFYFS, from the coding sequence ATGATTGTTCGCCCGCGCCCGGGATTCCTGCATCTGTTCTTCATCATGCGCGGCTCGGTGGTGCCGCGCATCCTGCCGCAGATCTTCGGCTTTGGCATTTATGGCGCACTCGTGTTGCTGGCGGTCAGGGCGCTGGGGCTTGACCTCGGCAATGCCGGGCCCGCGCCGTTCGCCTTGCTCGGGGTGGCGCTGTCGATCTATCTCGGCTTCCGCAACAATGCCGCCTATGACCGCTGGTGGGAGGCGCGCAAGCTATGGGGCCAGCTTGTCTTCGACATTCGCAACCTGGCGCGCGCCAGCACCGGGCTGATCGAGGATCGGGTCGAGCTGCGCGGGCTGTTGATGGAGGCGATCGCCTTCTGCCACTTCTTGCGCGGGCTGCTTCGGCGGGTCGACGCCACGAGCGAAGCACGCGCGTTCATCGGTGAAGAGGCCGAAAGTGCTGCCAGACTGGCCAACCCGCCAGACGCCATGCTGCGGCGGATGGGCGAGCGAGCCGCGGCGTTGTACAGGGCCGGGGCGATCGATGTGATCGGCTATCGCATCCTCGACGAGCGCCTGTCGCAAATCGCTGCAGCGCAGGCAGGCTGCGAGCGCATCATGGGAACACCGCTTCCGTTTGCCTACACGCTGCTGTTGCAGCGCACCGCCTATATCTTCTGCCTGCTGCTGCCGTTTGGGCTGGCCTCGACTGCCGGCTGGGCGACGCCGCTGTTCACGGCGCTGATCGCCTACACCTTTTTCGGTCTCGATGCGCTCTCGGAGGAACTCGAGGACCCGTTCGGCACCGAGGCCAACGATCTCGCCCTCGACGGCCTGTGCCGCGTCTGTGAAATCTCGGTGCTGGAGGCGCTCGGCGAGGCGCCGCCAAAAATGATCCCCGCCGAAAAGTTCTATTTTTCCTAG
- a CDS encoding aspartate-semialdehyde dehydrogenase, with the protein MSFKVAIVGATGNVGREMLNILEERGFPVSEVVALASRRSQGTEVSFGDRTLKVRALDQYDFSDTDICIMSAGGNVSKEWSPKIGKQGCVVIDNSSAFRYDQDVPLIVPEVNPDAISLFTRKNIIANPNCSTAQLVVALKPLHDLATIKRVVVATYQSVSGAGKEGMDELFTQTRAVFVADQVDVKKFTKRIAFNVIPHIDVFLDDGFTKEEWKMVAETKKMLDPKIKLTATCVRVPVFIGHSEAVNIEFEKPITAEEAREILREAPGCQVLDKREDGGYITPLDSAGEDATFISRIREDSTVDNGLSMWIVSDNLRKGAALNAVQIAELLIERGLIQPKKKAA; encoded by the coding sequence ATGAGTTTCAAGGTTGCAATCGTCGGCGCCACGGGCAATGTGGGCCGGGAAATGCTCAACATACTGGAAGAGCGCGGCTTTCCGGTGAGCGAGGTGGTGGCGCTGGCCTCGCGGCGCAGCCAGGGCACGGAAGTGTCGTTCGGCGATCGCACGCTGAAGGTCAGGGCGCTCGACCAATATGATTTTTCCGATACCGACATCTGCATCATGTCGGCCGGCGGCAACGTTTCGAAGGAATGGTCGCCGAAGATCGGCAAGCAGGGCTGCGTCGTCATCGATAATTCGTCGGCCTTCCGCTATGACCAGGACGTGCCGCTGATCGTGCCGGAAGTGAACCCGGACGCGATTTCGCTGTTCACGCGCAAGAACATCATCGCCAACCCGAACTGCTCGACGGCGCAGCTGGTCGTGGCGCTGAAGCCGCTGCATGACCTCGCCACCATCAAGCGTGTCGTCGTCGCCACTTATCAATCGGTGTCCGGCGCCGGCAAGGAAGGCATGGACGAACTGTTCACGCAGACCCGCGCGGTGTTCGTCGCCGACCAGGTCGACGTCAAGAAGTTCACCAAGCGCATCGCCTTCAACGTCATCCCGCACATCGACGTCTTCCTCGACGACGGCTTCACCAAGGAAGAGTGGAAGATGGTCGCCGAGACCAAGAAGATGCTCGACCCCAAGATCAAGCTGACGGCGACCTGCGTGCGCGTGCCGGTGTTCATCGGCCATTCGGAAGCGGTCAATATCGAGTTCGAAAAGCCGATCACCGCCGAGGAAGCACGTGAGATCCTGCGCGAAGCGCCGGGCTGCCAGGTTCTCGACAAGCGCGAGGACGGTGGCTACATCACGCCGCTGGACTCGGCCGGCGAGGACGCGACCTTCATCTCGCGCATCCGCGAGGATTCGACCGTCGACAATGGCCTGTCGATGTGGATCGTCTCCGACAATCTGCGCAAGGGCGCGGCACTCAACGCAGTGCAGATCGCGGAGCTGCTGATCGAGCGCGGGCTGATTCAGCCGAAGAAGAAGGCGGCTTAG